ATGGGGAAAGGCAATCAGTTCAGGAAAGTTTGTGTATAACTGTGTGACAGGACTGTTATGTTAAACGATTATGAAGGGGGAAATGTTAGAGAGAAGGTCATAGTGTATTTCCTGGATCAGTAGCAGGATTGTGTCTCTCTGAgctgttttcctccattttttttttttttttaggtcaGTCATGTCTCCATCTGCTTTCTACACTGCAGTGGAATGAATGTATCTAGATTCCGGCAGCTGCACTGTGACTTTATTTATACCTCTGCCTTAGGGCTGgagagctacacacacacacacacacagatacttgCACtttcctcacacaaacactaatgCAAGACCTGGCAAACCAGGTTAGGATGTGATGCTCCTACATAAACTGAATGTAGCTTTTGCTTTTATGTGAATGTTACAGGTCACTGGTGGGTGCTACTGGTGGAGAGTTTCACAGTGTTCCTGAAAAAgccataagaaaaaaaaaaagtgttttgacTGACACCCTGTAACCTACTCAGCAGAGGGCTTCAGacgtgtgttttcttttttattttcaattatgcACTACAAATCATGAACACACATTAAGAGGCctaaagaacaagaacaaaaacacactgcatgcacCGGGGCACAATAGTACATTaagttattttaaaagaaaagaagacaatgTGGTTCTCCACATTAAAGGTGCACAGTATTTGGCATTAAGCACAGAAAACAGATCATATTCAAGCTACTGGAGCAGACAAAGACTAACACACTGATAGCTGCTAGTTTTGCACTTGATGCATGATTCTTTATCAGCTGAGACTACAGGAAATATGAAAGACTGTCACCATGTtggaaaaatataaaagtatATTACTTGTTTGCAAGTAATTTTTTCCCTTTAtctcatacatacagtatgggAGGATACAACAGTAAAaccctgcttttgttttcagtggagtTTGTGCCTTGGATGACAGTACCACCCATAAAAGgtactttttttctttaccgACAGACAAATTATAATAGCATCAGAGTGCAGCTGACATGTACAGGTTGATATATATTGATTTCAAGCAATACAAGATTTTATCATGAGCCCACAAttcatcactttgttttttgtttgtttgttttttttgcaagaaaatatttaaatctgTCCAGTAGTCTGTCCTCACAGCAGGCACGGCAGTTCAGATAAGACATGACAAACTCCTACTGTCATCTATATGCTTCTGAATCAAATGCAATATACATTAACATGCACAAAGTACagcaatacagaaaaaaacaacatatggaGCCAGTGTCATAAATTAAGCCATGTGGCCACAAGTTTTTAGAATATACACAATCTTACCACAAATATATTAGAACTACTGTATAGAAATCTGATGAGGAAATATTATAAgtcaaatgttaaaaatacaaTCTTGTACAACTCAGCTCATCTGCTGTGGTTAGAACTTCCTTATTCGACTGAACTCACCAATTTAAAGTTCAAAAAGCATGTTAGCAAAACAGTTTTTGACGGTGGATACAATAAGGTCTGAATAATgacaaaggaagagaaaaatagGCTTGCATGGAAGGAattttgattttcatgttttacatatTCACAGACTCAAAAAGATATGGCAGCGTTGTTCAGTCGAGCAGTGAACTAAATTGTATTTTTGCCCAGAAAAGTTAACGAAACCcttaatattatttttcttgGCTTGAGCTGAAGGCAAATGACTCAAATGACAGTGTGAGctcataaaataaacaaaacaacgAACAGCAGATTTCTTTTCAAGATTTAACAAGATGGGGGGGGCAGACAACACTGAAGATGGAATTAAGAATTGAAGTtttcaaaagaaacaaactgatAACATCAATGTCAAAAATGTATGCCAATCGTCACtgaaactgcaaaacaaattaaaaatgcatctctgcagcagaatATGGGAATAGAAAAAGTTCCATTAAAAAGTGCATTGTTGTTAATTCATCAAACTGTTGTCcgacttttgtttttcttggcatgttgtttcatttgtgcTCAATTAATATTACAAGGCCCTATCATAACAACAAAGCTTTAATATTCATGGCATAGCAGTTTCTCTCGGATGTTCTCTTCAGTGTTTGGCAGTAACTTGCAATCAGACAGGAATGTACCAGCTGGTGATGACTTTGTAAAAATAGATGTAAACAGTTTTCCAGTTCTCACACTTCACAAAGAGAGGAACTCAaaatcatctctctctcacacacactcacacacacacacacacaaaatatatgGGTGGGAAAATATATGAAATCCTATTCTTTTGTGCTTTCTTTGAGTACTCTTTTAATAGAAAATTATCCTAGTAGTTGATCAAATGTTTATTTCCTCATCCTCGCCCTCACATGGGTTTGCCCACGGTGGGTTTGTTCACTTTCTTTTCGTATGTCCCTCGGTGTTTGTATCCCGAGACGTATCCGGAAGTGTCGACTATGTCTTCTCGTCCCGCCTTGCCCTTCCCACGGCCGGTGTTGTCGAACCGCTCCTTGTGCGACCCTGTAAACTTGGTGGTGTCCGTTAGACGGCTCACTGTCGGGGAAGCCACGGCTCTCTGTGAGGAAGTTTGAGAATCATTTGAGTTTATTTTGCGCCTTGCCGGTATGGAGTCAGTAATATTCACGCTTTGAGTCTTACCGTGACTCCTGCAATGACCGGTGCCTTCCCCTCAATCAGCTTGAACACCTCggcctctgcctcctctccggTCTTGTCTTTGTATTTCTTCCGGGCCAGCTCTCCAAGTGCAACCTTGAACTCGTCGTATGTGATGTTGCGAGAGGATTTCTTCCTGAAATGTTGGTGGAAAAGGATCTTAAGTACGGGATTAACACTGTGTTTCCAGGGACAACCCTATTTAGGTTTAATTTATTAGCAGGTCTTTTCTATAGCCTTTCAGTAGAGTTTGAAAGCTTGAAAACAAGCATTGTACACGGAGTCATGTGTGATCGCTTCCACATGGCAGATGTAAGACAGCATGGAGATGGTATACGACTGAGATGAACACTGATAAAACTTGCACTGTTTCCGATATCTTCTCCCAGTGCTTCAGTACTCAACTGTTGCTTGAAAAACTCCACAGACTTGCACTTACACACCTGTTGGCAGTACATGTGACTGTTCTCTTGATATGATGTATCATATCCTTCTTTTTTCATCCCTTTAAGGGTCATTGCAACCACTAATGGTAATAATATGTATGTAATACCGTATAATGTGAAACCTTGATATTTTCTGAGGCAGTTATCACACCGTTGCAACCCCACCCACAGCCCTGATGTTTTTCATGCCAGAGACGTTAAGACCTGCTGGAAGGATCTTGTGAATCCTCGTATTCTCACATATAAAATCAAACTGTTGTAACCGTTGaaagatcatcatcatcaatcattctCCTTCTGAGAGTGCTCCAGTTGTTTAATTGGCTGCGTGCCCATTTCACTTCCATGTTAAAAGTGCATAgtaacaccaacacaaacagccattGCTGTGGTGATAAATCACGTAAACAACAGCCTATAAAGCCTGGAGTCTCCCCAGGCAACCTGCTGTCATAGCAACAAGCTACAGTAAACAGTGATGTTTGGGTTTAGCATTAATTTGACTCATCCAGTGAcccgattttttttttttttttttggcgatCCATCAGTGTTGAACGTTTGAGAGCTCCATTCCTTTGTGCCTGTCTATTGTCAGGAGAGGCACTTTCAGCTGCTGTCCGTCCGAGGGAAGATAACTGGGTGTCTTCTGCACATCCTCCCCTGAGGATGCACTGAGCTAATAAATTCTCCAGAGTATGCGAATGATTAAGCTGCATAAATAAACAGCGAATCAGAATCTGCGGCTGAGGTAAGGGTTAAAAAGGACAAAGGTCAGGGGACGAGTGgaagtttattttcatttggaatACTGCAGTAGCTGACCTGCTGTTTATTTACATAGTTCAAGCATCTGCAGTACATGGTCCATATGGATCTCACACAGTAGCTggctgtttcatttaaaaatacttcTGCACCACGTACGATCATGTTCAGTGATGAAGAAATACAACCAACGCCTGGAAAATGAAGCTACCATAAGAGCATCCTAGTAATTAATTAGCCCACACCAGATTTCGACCTCATCCATAGTTTATGCTGTGGCATTCTGGCTCCAAGCAGGCAGACAGCGCAGCAGAGACACAACGTTCTGCAGCAGACCTCCATACCCACAACAAATAAGGATTCGTCCAGCCATGCCGTGATTAGCCAGTGCTCATTAAGATGTTTAATTTTTCGTGTGTGAGCAAAGAGCTTTGACACTGATTAAAGGGAAAGTGGAGATCTGCATCTCTGGCATGGCAGCCCTCCTCGGCTCAGTCATGCCTGGAGTCAGAAACTACATGGAAATGAGCCCCTCCCCCATTCTGTACCTCTTTTTATCCCATGGCTGCATCCGAGATGTACGTACAGCACAGACTTTGTTCAGATTCTACTGAAACTACTGTACGGTCCTCCCTGATTAGACTGTGCAGCTCAGACGACGGAGCCTGCAAATTCACACGCTTGACACACACATCCAAGCACCTAATGTAAACAACATTATACAGATTCACCATGAAAAGCATGTATGGCATTTGGGGAACTTTTTTCCCTTCAATCCTTAAAGTGGCTACGCTATattgtttgcacatttctggGATCTTCTGAAATCCCACAGTCAGCTTTAAGTTCCCACTCTAGTCTTGCCAAGAAAAATGTTCACAGCAGTAAACATGAACACCCATTGCCATAGCAACTGTGAAGGTGTTGATGTGGGTGACTCAAAGTCCAGAAAAACAAGGATACTTCTTTTGCTTTGCTGTAAGAAGTaatggctgaaataaaaaaggaatGATTCTTTAAGCTATAAAGCCTGCATGATTTTCTTGATAAAGTTGGTTATTGTGTTTCAGCAGAGTCTTTCCATTATCAAGTGCAAAATAATgccaataatgaaaacatgtagACTGCAATaattgttttcatgctttcatcTGCATATTGCATTCTGCATTGTTATATTCTGCAGCTTTTGGAACATAGCAATGCTATGAACTATCTATGATAAAACTTCAAAATATAAACATGGATAAATAAACCTGATCAAATGTGTAAGTCAGCATAAGTCTGTAGCATCTGAAGGCACATGCATGACCTTTTACAGGACTAAATCCTGCCACAGCCTTCCTGttaatctccttttttttttttttttttttgtttttaattttatttattactttttacATCATACCTGTGTATCTTTCTACTTGATACgcaaaaaaaattacattaaaaatcagaaatgagaaataaaaaatgaagtaaaacaataaattattttggtTTTTTCCACAGTAGTATATGCTTTTAAAAGCAGTAAGTAGTTTtgtggaaatacattttttggaCATTAATACTCCTGGAGCTGAACTTTCCTGAACACTCTTCTATTATAGAGATAGAAACAAACagtctgaaacagaaaataacagtaaaaaccATTTTGGAATCTCCTGTATATAAGTGTGTACACAAAGTGACGGAGATTGAACTATGATTACAAACCAGCAGAAGACGGAAAATGCACTAAATCAATTTGAGATTTCCAAGcaggcatttttcactgctgcagcgAGACTACATGATGAGTGGCTTCCAGCCATACTCTTCTATTCTGGCGCTGTCTAGCAGAACAGTCTTTATTCACGACATTCAGCCAAGGTAAAAAGCTGCTTTGTGTATGAATGAAGATCTCAAATATAACCATGTGCAAAACTCTTACAAACCCACTATGCAAGGGCCCTGTCCTTTCTAACACCATCTTTATTCTTTGCAACGTAGGATACCACTGTATAGACCTCACTGGATGGGGCCAATACTGTAACAATAGTAACACTGAAAGTGGTGAGGAAGATATTTACACTCATCTGTCAATGTGTTATCAATCAGAATAGTTTGCAGACCCTCAGTACACTTGGTAAATGTAAGCACAGCTGTGCAGATGAAACGTTCGTCCTCTTCGGTGGAATAATATTGAGGCCGCAGTTTATTATTCGACTCTACGTCACTTAAATCAAGCAGTAAAGGATGAATCAATCTGGCCTGAGGGGACGCAGGATGAGCCATCTTGGCCTCTTGCTCTGGCTGCTGTTTCTTATGGATAGCTTCAGCTAAGCCAACTTAGctagaataaaaacaaagaataaaaacaatggCATCTTCGGAATACTGCCTGAAAATGTGTAATTCAGTAACGACACAATATGAACCTTAAAGTTGTTTCTATAATGATTATGATAATGTTTGTGGTAATTTTTCATTGGTGCAGTCACTAatgaaacatgaagaaacagaTGACATCTTAatgaattcagttcagttcagctctACCCAGTTTTCATTGTCCTTCCTGTCCAGTCAGTCAGCGGACAATAAGGTCGGAGCCCGTTTTATCTGGCTGTGTGCTAAAGATGATGCCATTGAATCAATTCTCTGAACACTAATAAAATAGAAGAGAAATATCCTTTGTCCAGAGACAGTTTTCATCCccacctgttttttttacaaccacAATGCTACTCTCTCTGCACCACTTTAGTGGCCTTTCAGGCATGCTGATTTGGGTGACTAAGCCTGCAGTCATCTCTGCTGTTGCAACAGGAAAATAGCAGTATGTAGTAAAAGAACACGATCCTGTAGTAGCATGCCTGTAACAAGATCTTAGCTGGCTCAGATGCTGGACGATTAAACAGACTTTTAGAACATTAACCTTGAGTATACAATACATTTGGTGCCTTCCTTACTTGACTTTGCTGAAGACGATGTCCACGTCAGTGAGGGTGATGTTCTTGCCGTCAATCACGCCACAGTCCTTGCAGAGCTTGGACCAGTTCTTGCCATGCATCTCCTTGCCGGTGGCGCGAGTGTCACCGTGGATGGCGAAGCGCCGAAACGACTCTTCCAACGCAGTCATCTCCACTGGCGTGGACGACCCCACACCTCCTTCGCTGGTCCCATTAGACTCGGACGAAAGCCTTTTGGACGCCCGGTCTTTAGACTGTTCACTGTGTGGCCGTAAAGGGGCCGAGCCTATGTTCGGATGCTTGGCTGTCTGGACTTTAAAGTCATCTATGTTGTctctgagagggaaaaaatgcaACCATCTCATCGTGCATGTGATGTGAGGGGTATACAAGGTTATTTTCAGCTGAGATGATATAATGGAAAATGTCATACATGCACAGAAGCCACTCGTTAAAACTACACAACTGAATACAAGAAGTCTGTAAAATGACACAAGTGGTTTGAGAAGAGCCTTCAATTGGGCATATAAGCTTAATTAACAAAACTAAATCATTCTTTTAAGATTTAATCACATGCCTGTACACCACAATATTTGGCTGAAATACATCTGATGTAACCCTGTTCTGCAAGACttgcaaacaaagcaaacaacagaaAGCGCACAGTGCATCTTAAGATCAAGACACAGCTTGCTAGTTTGTCTCTTGGCTGTCCCTTTTCGTACGGCACTTCTGTGACTGCAAGATTAGGCTCTCCggaggtgtgtttctgtgctcaCGCTGCCTGTGAATGGGCAGATGTCTTACGTGTTCTGGCACAGAGGTGAAGGATCTAAATAGACCTCTGTGGAATTCAAAGGGGCACACATCGAGCACCAAGAAAGCAGATGGATATTTGAGCTAACACACAAAATGGGAGGTGAAGGCTCATAACACTGTGGACGACTTCTAAAACTTACTTCTGGTCTGCCATGCTGGTGCAGGAATTTGCTGTCTTCTGTGCAGTGCTTGGATTAgctgacttttgttttctctttgtgctgtgGAAAAGATGAGAATGGAGGTGAATACTGTGAgagaatgtgtctgtgcagacGTGAGTGCAAGGCAGCGGAAGgcataataaagaaaagaataaaagtaaAGCAATTAACGCAGCTACACTACACTATGAACAGAACAATATTACACTCTTGTCCTCATCACCCTCTAATCGTGCACAGTTATTTATGACATAATGTCTAATCCagtctggcacacacacacagacacacaggcagagctACATTGAAGGAAAGCCTTCAGAATAGACTGAATAATAACCACAACTTCAGAAAGAACAACATCAAAagcctcttcatcatcattaacACCAAATTCCATCCAGATCAACGTCTGCATGTTAATTATTGTTTGTTGTCACACATCTTTAGAGGTTAGATTTGCAAGATGAGCAGTTTAGGGATTCCCCTCGAAACACATCATCATCCTGATTTTGATCTCtgtgcacagagcagcagcatgtcaCCTTCTCAAAAGCCTCACACTTGAACAACACCTGAAGTGCTCACTTTAGCCATTATTCCTTAAGTGAGATGCAGGAAAATCAAATTACTAACaagcaaaatagcaaaaaaaatgGCTTGTGCAGTTTCTGATAAGATCATTTAACCCTGAGCTGTATCTGTAGCAAGCGATGTTGCTCTGCTCACCTTTCAGCTGTTCCCATACTTAGCTCTGCATCCTTAAAGGACATGTGTTGCCATGGCGGAGCGCACCCCAGCAAAAGTCTCGCAAAGATTTGCCAGCAGTACCACTAGCTACAGTTTACATagatacaaacaaaatgcaaaccGGAGAGAGATGCCGCTGTGTCCCGTAGACTGAACTGTCTGCTCCAGCAGGCAAAGTTTCCAGCAAGTCGCCTATAACGTGCTGTCTCTCACCCCCAGTGGCACCGTGCAAAGCGTGAAGGGTTTTGTTTCCACGACCCCGTGGCCAACGATTGTAAATGTTGCCTTGCTAAACACAGCTGACACTTAAATGGGTACAAAAGTTCCAAGATTGGCACTGCATAAAGCTATTATAATCAGGATGTCAATTCTtaggggagaaaaagaagagattattaatgtgtgtgaataatggcattcagagcagcagacacTGGGAAGCCTTTGTCCAGTGCTCGTGGCTTCTCTGTCTGACCCATGGCCATTTCTTCACATACACACGTGGTGACATCGCAGAGCACCACTATTCATGGCAGGGGTTTTGTAGTCATATGTCATCGAGGACTCAGGCCAAGACAATCCAGACAGAGTTACTGAGGTTGTTGAAGCCTCGATCGTTTATTTCTCAAGCACAAAGAATCACCAACGAACTGCACGCGTAAAGTATATTTACGTCACTACGAGAGAAGCCCGGTCTGACAGGGAaatcaaaatgcatttgttgCACTTACAGCTCACTATTCAGAACATTtccaaagaaaattaataaatgaagCAACAAAGGTtgtaaaacatgtatttaataTACTTGCAACTCTTGTTGGAGTTGGAGGGGGAAAATGGACCTTTAGAGTTCAATGATCCAATATCAATTCTTAAAATCCAATGattgatctttttatttgtgccttttcacagtgaatgtgtgtatatttgcaCTACATGTTAATAATATGCAATTAAAGCTGTTTtgaattgaaaagaaaagaacagaacagtgtgaaTTAATAAAAGAAATTAATTCTATCAATGCAACACTTGTATTTATCTGATATAAATTCATCTTTGAGAATCAAATCATATTTCATCTTAACAGATGGAATAAAGAGATCAGTGCCATTATATAGGTCTACTTGGAAAATGAGGCAACAGTGTGAGTCGTTTTGATGGAAACTAATGCGATCACACTTAAAGGCTGCAACTTACAATTACTTTCATGCAGGTTTTGATGTTCCctggttcagttttttttttttttttttttgctgcagcttcctgtaaAGCCCACACTGAAGTTCCATCATAAACTTTCAGCGAGGATCCACATCCTTTCACATAAATCAGCCgcttgctgtgtgttttcctttgtgcttcagtgacagcagcaaaatCGATGTAAAACAAAGGATTcttttcactctcctcctccaaTTTATAGTCAGTAGTTTCAAGTGCCTCAAGTCCTCAGTACAACAAGCCTCCTCAAACCACATCATGTTCAGTACATGAGAGAGAGGTCATTaacactgcagctcagtggctgACAGAGGAACACAGATGAAAGGACAGAGCTTTTTTACTTGTATCATTATAGACTGCATAGACAGTATGGAGCAGAGACCATTTGGTACAAAGCTTTACCTTACTGAACTGCTACTCTGATGGGATTTGTTAAACATTAGACAAATACAACCATCATTTCAGAGCAGTTTTCTCTGTGCCTTGTTTCTGCCCCACTTTGCCACATCCAAACGAGAAGCCATTTGGTTAAGGGCAGATCTCCAGAGACAAATCTGTGACTGGATGACAGCATGCTTACATACACTCCCCTTCTGGCAATAcactgcacagatgagtgcTTTAACCATAAATTGACCCATTTTGAACTGCGTCTATTCATAGCAACAATACGCTGGAACATTCTATTCATTCTCGAGGGAGGAGATCAGCCAGCGCACAACACGCAGCATGAGATaccaaaaactgaaaaattgtGTTTAACTGTTAGTTTGGCAGATGGTGTTTAACTCACAAAATGATGACACTGTTGTcagagtgatgtgtgtgtgtgtctatgtgtgtgtgtgagagagaggaaggtgtTTAGCGGTAGCCTTCTCCTCCATCATGCCATCGTGGTGAGTGGGCATGCAGGGATCCCATCTGCTTTCTATCTAGATCAGTGTCCTTTCCAGGCTAGTGCTCTGGAATGTGACAGTGTCAGTCTATCAAAACGTAAAAACCATCATCATTACGCcgaagcccccccccccaatgcTCCACACTGACCTCCATCTACAGTACACCATGTCTGCCCGCTTCTCTGGGCCTTAAACCTCCATTGTTGCcctaaaactattaaaacaacaacaacaaatcaattcctttttccttctttcaaacaaaacatttgatggttcAACTGCTCTGTTTGGTagaccaaacaaaaaaattgaTGACCTCACTTTGCCTTCAAGGACTGCTTTTTTCCTGATCTCTTATACTCCAAAcgagaaaataatctgcagattagcaatattgaaaataattacTATTTGCAGAAATTATGAATCACAGTTCACAATTCAGCACTGGCTGAGGTGTTCTTTCATTGCTTTGAAAATGGGCTAATTCTTTTTAGTTAATCTCACATACTCTGTCCTAGTGGGGTTCACAGAGGTTTAAGACGTGTACTGTGTAATCTCAATATCCCTGTTCAATTCCAGGGAttcccctctctcgctctccctctctctctgtgtttcctatATATAAATCTCCAATATAATTGGGAACCTTTTTGCAGAGTTGCATCTTCCATAGAAGGCAATcggtttgtgtctgtgtggcacAGACCACATGGGGGAGTTGGATAACAgtgagaaatggacaaacacatgtttggttttggtcaataataacaaaaatatagaaGCCTTTTGAACAATCCTTCAACATGGCCTCATTGAAACATTATTTCAGGATTGTACACCTGACACCACTTAGTGCAACTTCCACCATTTCCCAGTTTGGCCACAGTCAACCCCCCCAAAGGCACAAGGAGAGAGGGCATGACATCGGCGTGCTGCAGCCTGGGTCTGAGGTCACCACCATGttgtctctgtcagtcctcACCTCCCTAAACCCTTTAACTGCTTTGTGAGTCAAAGATCTTGGCAAGCATTGTGCAGTagaaaaacaagatgtttgAAATTAGCTGCAGTGGTTATtgttggcagcagcagcaagccaAATAGAGGTATAAGGCAGTGTAAAGAAAGCCCGGGGGTCCTTATACAACCACACATTTGTGAGGAATATGTGATGCCAGAGACAGCAGTGTCCCTGACAAGGCTCAGATGGACGGAGGCCTGTTGAGCCAGCAGCAAATTAGCTCTGATTAGAGTCCAGATAAAGGTTTTTAGAGGCCAGACTGCGTTCCATAATGtctcatttaattaattaaaatccCTGTAATGTTACAATCATTACTTATCcagcagctgaaaaatgaaaacacattgaaacacacaacagcagctacTCCCTAATGTTAAGgtcaaagtaaataaataatctcCCTTTGGTTTCCTGTAGTTACGACAATGCTGTCACAGCACAACACTTCACTTTGCCCAAAAAC
Above is a window of Chelmon rostratus isolate fCheRos1 chromosome 8, fCheRos1.pri, whole genome shotgun sequence DNA encoding:
- the LOC121610183 gene encoding tubulin polymerization-promoting protein, with translation MADQKDNIDDFKVQTAKHPNIGSAPLRPHSEQSKDRASKRLSSESNGTSEGGVGSSTPVEMTALEESFRRFAIHGDTRATGKEMHGKNWSKLCKDCGVIDGKNITLTDVDIVFSKVKKKSSRNITYDEFKVALGELARKKYKDKTGEEAEAEVFKLIEGKAPVIAGVTRAVASPTVSRLTDTTKFTGSHKERFDNTGRGKGKAGREDIVDTSGYVSGYKHRGTYEKKVNKPTVGKPM